One Triticum dicoccoides isolate Atlit2015 ecotype Zavitan chromosome 4B, WEW_v2.0, whole genome shotgun sequence genomic window carries:
- the LOC119294497 gene encoding uncharacterized protein At2g27730, mitochondrial-like isoform X1, with translation MSMAAAARAAARAPGRAAARFVQTRLRSSGKVLSEEERAAENVYIKKMEQEKREKLARKQGPSTGEQAPSTPSAGAGDVNTAGAGSTASASAAGTSTDKNRNYAVLAGTLAGLSALGWYLLSKPKKTEEVVD, from the exons atgtcgatggcggcggcggcgagggcggcggcgcgggccccgggcagggcggcggcgcggttcgTGCAGACCAGGCTCCGCTCCTCCGGCAAGGTGCTCAGCGAGGAGGAGAGGGCCGCCGAGAACGTCTACATCAAG AAAATGGAACAAGAGAAGCGGGAGAAGCTCGCACGCAAG CAGGGTCCCAGCACTGGGGAGCAAGCTCCGTCCACCCCAAGCGCCGGAGCGGGTGACGTGAACACCGCAGGCGCCGGTTCGACCGCGTCGGCATCCGCAGCAGGCACCTCGACCGACAAGAACAGGAACTACGCCGTGCTGGCTGGCACCCTGGCCGGCCTGAGCGCCCTGGGCTGGTACCTCCTGTCGAAGCCCAAGAAGACGGAGGAGGTCGTCGACTGA
- the LOC119294496 gene encoding horcolin-like, which yields MVQGPSPVVKLGAWGSDGGAARDIDVAAAPPHRLQSIALRWGKVIDSLAFTYTDKDGQPHAAGPWGGAGGVSEDLITLGPSEYVTEVGWTVGPFKLKEIEACVTSLKFVTNLGATYGPFGNGDGTHHSLPVLDAGSVVGMFCRADDYLHAIGFYVRPLAIVESTTASPAKPQGESLPALAIEG from the exons ATG GTGCAAGGGCCGAGCCCGGTGGTGAAGCTGGGGGCGTGGGGCAGCGACGGCGGGGCTGCCCGCGACATCGAtgtcgccgcggcgccgccgcaCCGGCTGCAGAGCATCGCCCTCCGCTGGGGCAAGGTCATCGACTCCCTCGCCTTCACCTACACCGACAAGGACGGCCAGCCGCACGCCGCCGGGCCCTGGGGCGGCGCCGGGGGCGTGTCGGAAGACCTG ATCACCCTGGGGCCCTCGGAGTACGTGACGGAGGTCGGCTGGACGGTGGGCCCGTTCAAGCTCAAGGAGATCGAGGCCTGCGTCACCTCGCTCAAGTTCGTGACCAACCTGGGGGCCACCTACGGCCCCTTCGGCAACGGGGACGGCACGCACCACAGCCTGCCCGTGCTCGACGCCGGCAGCGTCGTCGGCATGTTCTGCCGCGCCGACGACTACCTCCATGCCATCGGCTTCTATGTCCGACCCTTGGCCATCGTCGAATCCACCACGGCCTCGCCAGCCAAGCCTCAAGGGGAGAGTTTGCCTGCCCTAGCCATCGAGGGATAG
- the LOC119294497 gene encoding uncharacterized protein At2g27730, mitochondrial-like isoform X2, which translates to MSMAAAARAAARAPGRAAARFVQTRLRSSGKVLSEEERAAENVYIKKMEQEKREKLARKGPSTGEQAPSTPSAGAGDVNTAGAGSTASASAAGTSTDKNRNYAVLAGTLAGLSALGWYLLSKPKKTEEVVD; encoded by the exons atgtcgatggcggcggcggcgagggcggcggcgcgggccccgggcagggcggcggcgcggttcgTGCAGACCAGGCTCCGCTCCTCCGGCAAGGTGCTCAGCGAGGAGGAGAGGGCCGCCGAGAACGTCTACATCAAG AAAATGGAACAAGAGAAGCGGGAGAAGCTCGCACGCAAG GGTCCCAGCACTGGGGAGCAAGCTCCGTCCACCCCAAGCGCCGGAGCGGGTGACGTGAACACCGCAGGCGCCGGTTCGACCGCGTCGGCATCCGCAGCAGGCACCTCGACCGACAAGAACAGGAACTACGCCGTGCTGGCTGGCACCCTGGCCGGCCTGAGCGCCCTGGGCTGGTACCTCCTGTCGAAGCCCAAGAAGACGGAGGAGGTCGTCGACTGA